The genomic DNA ttacgccaaacataacgttttgcattgttgccaaaaagttcgattttggtttcatctgaccagagcaccttcttccacatgtttggtgtgtctcccaggtggcttgtggcaaactgtaaacaacactttttatggatatctttaagaaatggctttcttcttgccactcttccataaaggccagatttgtgcagtatacgactgattgttgtcctatggacagagtctcccacctcagctgtagatctctgcagttcatccagagtgatcatgggcctcttggctgcatctctgatcagtctccttgtatgagctgaaagtttagagggacggccaggtcttggtagatttgcagtggtctgatactccttccatttcaatattatcgcttgcacagtgctccttgggatgtttaaagcttgggaaatctttttgtatccaaatccggctttaaacttctccacaacagtatctcggacctgcctggtgtgttccttgttcttcatgatgctctctgcgctttaaacggacctctgagactatcacagtgcaggtgcatttatacggagacttgattacacacaggtggattctatttatcatcattagtcatttaggtcaacattggatcattcagagatcctcactgaacttctggagagagtttgctgcactgaaagtaaaggggctgaataattttgcacgcccaatttttcagttttttatttgttaaaaaacacTGGCCTAGTACTTTCAACAATGTCATAAGCTTTGTCTCAGAATGCCAGAGCAGGGTAAAATTCAGGTCATTCATATTCTTTTAATCCCCAGTCTTAACCTATCCAATGAgacagtgctatatatatatatatatatatatatatatatatatatatatatatatatatatatacagtgccttgcgaaagtattcggcccccttgaactttgcacgcccaatttttcagttttttatttgttaaaaaagtttgaaatatccaataaatttcgttccacttcatgattgtgtcccacttgttgttgattcttcacaaaaaattacagtttcatatctttatgtttgaagcctgaaatgtggcaaaaggtcgcaaagttcaagggggccgaatactttcgcaaggcactgtatatatatatatatatatatatatatatatatatatatatatatatatatatatatatatatatatatatatatatcctatgtGTAagggtttttaatattattgaaatgttgcacattaatttttattttatttttggagcaGCAATTGGCAGGAACAGGGTCAAATCTGAGGGCTAAAATTAGACTAGGGCTCTTACTTATAAGGGGAATTAAAAAGTTAATGATTTAATCACCTGAAAAGGATTGGGGGAATAGTTAGGGGAGTGTGGAATAAGATAGCTTTGTAAGAATTGCTCTTGCGTGGGTTCGGTTTTTATCTGAATGACTTTTGTGccacttttatttgtatttttgtaacatAGACCTGAGCTGTGGTTTCCGGTGGTGGTTTTCTACAGTCATTTCCATTCCAGGAACACCCAGGAGATTGGCTGGAAGGACACGTTGTTTTAAAGCAACCATTGTTTTGAGAGATGAGTTGGATACAAAAGCACCCACTCTCATGCCCCTTATGAGGTCACCTAGATCCTCCTGCTTTCCCATCCTTGTTGCTGAGTAACTGCACATAGCTCTCACCCAGCTTATATATGGCATTCAATGGATCTCCACAGATAGAGATCTCCGCCAAATCCAGCTTAAAAGCATTCCAAAAGCAGAAactactaaagctgtcaatatcatacacatacacatacaaacacacatacagacacacatacacatacacatacacacacacgcatacacacgcacacacacatacacatacacacaaacatacacacacacatacacgtctATGCTACCAAGTGGGGTCTATGATTCTCCATCAGCTAAGTGGGCACCATGACTTcccaacattttctttaaaccaaatatatatagaaaattatgttttaagctcaacattgataatatttgtttaaattataaaaaatatatttaaaaaataaaccaccaaGTGGTTACTTAAACCACGTTTACTCTACAAAGTGGGGTACTGCACAGTCTGCAGTAGGACGTGCCACTCTGAGTCCTGCTGTTCACAACCATTACACAGACATGTTGCAGATTCATCTTCCTCTTTCTTACAATTCAGCATTtagtagttctgaagttctaattcttaatacacacacacacacacacacacacacacacacacacacacacacacacatacacagatcaGGCTGTTGTCTCGTCGTATTTTTAATTTTGAGTGCACGTGATGTTAGCCTACTCGTCTTATTTATTACCACGTAATTAAGCACAGTGTGGGTGCATTCAAagttattaaatcaataaacaaccTCGTGCAAACTGAATATATcataaacaattaaatatatcttCATATTTCAGAGCCCATCGCTACCTAACATAAAATTAActgttgtattttgtgttaataATAGTAATTTACCAAGTACGTGATACATTAACTGATACGCTAAAATAATTAAGTGAACCATAATTTATTATTTGTCATATTATAGCCTACCGCGATCTCTTTTGTAGCTGTTGTTTAATAGTTAGAAAGATAATAGATACATAGCAAAACAAGCTGCTTGTCCTTTTAATTTGGTACAAAAATATTACTGCCACTAATGTAAGGCATAAAACACTGTGGAATGTTTTACAGTGATTTTGCTATTATGATCGGTTTTatggtttattttgttattattattttctttattatctttGTGACTACTACTATTAAGTTAAAACATGCAATTGCCCGaacagtttcataaatattatATCATTAATTGTCATTAATAGTAATATATATGTGtaacgttgttttttttacctttctctccattacgCACAGACGATTTGAGCTAGTTTGGCCagactttgatacaaacaacttaaatctgtcctctaccaatccccatagttatcctgttttaagagctgatataCATACAGCAAGAGCGCTTGAAATGTAAGGTGTgcaatgttacaattgaccccatgacCAGGGTCACTTGTAATAGAGGGTAGGGTCagatgtaacattctgtgaagaataattaaataagatCAATTTTCACATAAAGCAAATATTTTTGAAAAATTGAAATGTTCATATAAGGCCATTTTTTCATGTcctactttttaaactatttaccatTCCTAAAATGTTAGGCCTTTTGAAACTAGAATATGTCACTCTGTCAAAATTGTAACATGTAcattgtgtttcctttttttgtttttactttttttcagtttggaatatatatatatatatatatatatatatatatatatatatatatatatatatatatatatatatatggtgttgACTGTTCTTGGTTGTTTATGCTTCACTTCTCGTCCTCTGTTAGCAGTCATTCCCATAATAAACAAATGTGATATAGTTTAAAATAGCGTTTATTCAATCGGCATAACTGACGCACAGTCTTTGTATAGTTTATAGTTGTTCTTTTGATCTGGTGATTAATAAAGTAGAAGTCGCTACTCGCTCTAAAAAATGTTCACATTCATGGTCTCATCTCCTGCCTCTGTGAACTTGGAAGATCCCTCATCGTCTCCGGGGCAATTCTTATCTTCTCATTTCATTAAGGACGGACGTTAATTAGATACCACATAACAATATGGAAATAGAAACCAACAGAGGGTGCTAGGAATTTACAGGGTGCCTGCCATTGTTACTCACACATGTCATATCTTTCCAGGCTGAAACTGACGGcagtacttttttctttcaaacagcGAGGAGGGGTACTATTTTAGGGAATGTATttcactttgtgtgtgttttttttctaaaacttttaaaatccATATACATTCTTGAAGGTTTTACATTCTTGAAAGTTTACCAACTGCTATTGCTTAATCTTCATTTTAACATCACATGTACAGCAGGCTACCCAAACACTAGAAAAAATAACCTTCCCACAACATTTTAGTTCACAAATAGCTTTTTATAACATGTCGTCatcttaatatttattatttatagatTCCTAGCATTTCATGCCAGTGCTGTAAAACTGGACGTAGACTGCTTTATAAGCATTTTCCACATAATAAATTGGGAAAGTGTAAAACCTAATGGTAAAAGGTaacatggaaatactgtacatttataaacTGATTTTTTTGTCGTGTAGCTGGCACACTGATTTCATTCACTATGTCACtgacaatgtgtttttattatcatCCCACAGCGACTTGTACCCTATACGTAATCCAGATTAGTAATCGAGGCAGCCTTCTTTAAAAGTGCTTGAAGGATGACGTGATACTCCAGTCCTGTAAAAATAAGAATTTCCATATGCTTGCGTTCACTTCTATGTGGCAGTGGGTCGGAATGCAGTTTCTGCTACTGTTACCAATGGCATTCAAACTGACAGCCTTGAGCACCACACAAACAACTGTCGAGAGGAGCTGCACAGCAAAGCAACAACTCCACCAGGAGACTCTGGTTGGTCCACCAGGCATCAGGGAGTGAAGTAGGGATTCCTGGGGactcgtgtctctctctctctctcactgattTACCGTCCCGGTCGCGGTACCTCTGAAAACAAAGACCTTCGGACAGTAGACAAGGCAATAATGGAAGCGCTTCAGAAAACTTTGACTTACCGGGGCGACCATGGTCCTTACAGAAAGCTACTTCCAGACAAGGCTATCTATAATTCAGGTAAACAGCAGGACGAATCAAAATACGTGGAGATAGATGATCTTCTTGATATGAAATCGGAAGGCGCAAAAACTGTCAAAGTTACTTTTAGTACTGGCGAAGGCAGCCAGCTGgcaatatttaaatgtaaaaacggCACATCCACTGCTGGAAATGAAAGCCCTGACGACCGAGAAATGAATGCAAATGAAGTTAAACCCACAACGAGCGTCAGAGCAGAACAGTTTCTCACTGCCGATCTCTCTGGCTCTTCTGAATCCTCTGAAATCTCCAACAACGATGATGAATTTACAGACTGCCCTGAAACGCCGGTTCAGAAGCGGGGCATCATCTCTGGAACTGAAACAAAAACTGCACCTAAAATGTCTAAGGCAAAACCCTCACTGGATTGGGACAGAGATGAAGTGGAATACACGGATATCTTTTTGAACAGAAAGAATGAGCAAGAAGGAAGCCCTAGCCGCCAGCAATCGGACGATTACGCATCAAACGACAATGAGGATGAGACCCACTATATTTCAACTCACGAAATACAGCTGTGTGAGTTAGATGATGATATTGATTATGACTTTGGGCAGGGGTCCTCTTGGGATTTTGAGGACGACAACTTGGTCTATTCCTTTGTGGATTATGCCTCTTTTGACAGTGATGAAACTGTGGAAGGGACACAGATAGAGGATAGTGATTGTGTAAATGTGAAAAGCAATCAGACTCAATCTAATAATACAGTTCAGCGCGCTAGCGGAGCAGCAGTCAGCACTAAGCATGAAAGCGATCTATGTGACACGGACAAATCCGCTAGCTCAGATGAAAGCCTGTCAAAGAACCAAAACGGCAGTGAGAATTCTGCAGGCCAGATTCACCTGTCAATCAAAACCACTTCCAGGGCTATAAATGAGCCTAACAACGTCCAAGAAAGGGAAAATATTGGTTATGATGCCAAGTATGAGAGAGACATGAGCCGCTATGTCTTAAAAAGCACTGGTGCTAAAACAGAGAAAATCAGTGATCGTGCGAAATGTTTTATTGCAGCTCCAGGACGTTTGCACTTTGGAAGTAAATTAAAAGGTAAAAAAGATATAAATGAATACTCCAGTGGCGCATCCAGTGCTGTGAGTGAGCTGGATGATGCTGACAAGGAAGTGCGTAATTTAACTGCCAGAGCATTCAGAAGTTTAGCTTGCCCTTATTTTGACACAATTAATTTTAGCACTTCCAGCGACTCTTCAGCATCTTTATCAGAACAAGGCCTTGGGATTAACAAGTGGTCAACTTTTGTTGACCTAAAATATGGCAATCTGGCCCAAAGAAGCAAGCAAAACGTGGTTTCCCATAAGAGCTCTACGTCAACTTTTGAAATAAACAAGAATTTGGCTATAGGCAATATACAGCCACCTCAGAGTACAAACAAAGCATTAAATGGaaacattgcagatagcaaaagGAACATTTCttcaacaaatgaaataaaagTGAAAGGGGAAATTGAACAAGGGGTAATAACTTTGACTGAAACTTTAAATTTTCGTTGCAATGTTAAAGCGGGTGTCCCTGGAAGCGAAAGGCGTGCAAAAATTGCAGAAAAGGTCGCAGGATCGCGTTCTACAGATGAAGTTACAGACACTTTGCCAAGCGAGCTGGGGGGTGAGGCCAGCAAGCAAACTTGCAAGGCAGGGGAAGCCATGGAAGACACACACAAGAAAGCACAATTCGCCACAAGCCTTCTGAAAAATGTCATCTCTAAGAAAATGCAGTTTGAACAGGAGCGCAAAATGGAAAGAGGAGAGATCTCCGAAACCCCCTTTCCGGGATTGTCACCTGGTCTGTCTTGTAAAGAGTTCGAATTCCCGAAAGAAAAGGTAGGTGGCGAATCAAGGGATTTTCAAAGACAAAACTCCAGGTTCTCAGAAGGGAGTTCTGAATTTACAATTGTTTCATTGAATGATATAAAAGATTCTGTGGAAAGCAAACCGTGTGATCTCAAGGACTCGGCTCATAAGGAAGATGTTTTAACTATTACATCAGAAACTAATTTTGAGTCCTCTTTTGAAGCGGGGTTCGATACTAAAAAAGGAGTATCTGATGCAGCCAAGGGTATGTTGCTTCGTAGCCAGAATAGCGCATTTAGATCATGGAGGGACGGTGAGATAGAGTTTCAAAAGGAATATAAAAACGACGATAAAACCCTTGCAGGGAATTCGGCTACCTCCACAGATAAGACGGGACTGCAGCACCAACAGAGCAGCGGGAAATCAACTAAAATGTCCCAACTGTTTGTGCCGAGCATTCAGCTTGTTTCCAATGAGAATAAAatagcaaaaccacagcaaaacATCAAGTATTCAACCAGGGCAGTTCCAGATATGGGAGATGGAAGCAACGTTTTGAGCCCCGACACCTTGTGTGCAGCTGATTCAGCCAGAAGCTCGGTAACTTCTAAGTCACCTGAAATCAAAATAAACCTGCGGAGCGTAAAGGAAAACAAACGCAACCCGTTCAACATTGCTAAGCTGCTAACTCCTAATATAGGTTGCAATGCGGCCAACCTGATAAAGACAGCTGATGACTCAAAATGCCAAGCGCTCTCTGTAGCATTAAAGGGTGAGTCGTCAGAAAAAGTGCCCCATTTCACGGTCAGAGACATAAGGGATAACAAATGCAAACTCCAAACACCGATTCATCAAGTCAGGGACGTGCGCAAGCTGGTTAAAAGCTCGTATCACTTCGTTTCTCTGGACAACAACGACTCCAAAGGCTCTGCTTCTGATCAGAACGCAGAGCAGAAATCTATGCAGCAGGGCCACTTCAGAAAACCGGGTTCACTTTCACCTATAGTAATAAAGTGCCAGTCAGTAAatacaaacagcaacgtgacacCATCAAAACGCAGACCAGCTGAGGGTATTTTGGAGGCAGACAGGGTGTCTACACCTCCTGCAGAGGGTGCCAAAAACGGAACCATACTGGTCCACAGAACAGGCAGAGTTGCCCTGGTTACTGCATCAAAGCAACATAAAAGCGAATCGTCCGAGGCGCCTGCTGGGGTGAAAATTGAAACCAAGTCAACTAACCAGAAACCGGAAAAAATTATCGAACCCACAGAAAAGAAACCAGAATCAAAAATGGCCAATCAGGCAGCCTTGGAAAAACTCAGAGCTGCTGTTAAAACCATGGAACAGTTGTATGTTTTCGACAGAAACGAGTGGAAGCGCAAAACCCAACCACAGCCAATTACTGATAGTCATGTTCTGTCACTCATTGCCAGTGAAGAGGGTCCAGAGGGCAATCAGGAGCAGTGCGCGATAAAAACAACAGCAGAAGAGGAGAATGTGACTGTAAGTCCATCGACAGTAGAAAGATTGGTCAGGAGAAACTCTTATCCAAATGCAGAAAAGTCAAGTCAGCCCGCCGTTGCAGGGTCAATGTTCGATTTTTTGCCGAAGAAAGAAGTCAAAGAGTATCTGAAAACGTTTCACATTCCCCTTAACAGAGAGGACAAAGACGTGTCCAGATCTCTTCCTCAGCAAAGTGGAGCCTTCACCAACAAAAACGTTTCCACTTTTACTAACAACCAGAAAACTTCCTCCAGAGGCAGCAGTATCAATGTCACCAATAAAATGCCTCAGCCATATACTTCTTCACAACCACCTTTCAGCACAAAAAGCATTGTTCCCAAATCTCCTAAAACCCCCATGTCCCTAAAAATATCACAGGCCAAAGCTGCATCTGTCAAAATGGAGAAACATATCAGTGAAGCAGAAAAAACGCAGGCTCATTCAACCTTTACAACAGATTCAGAAAATTACCTTACAATACCAGTTAAACCTCAAACCAGCGAAGCCCAACCTACCACAACCAGTCGAGAGCAAAATGCTGTGTACACCTTTGCAGCCACAGGAGCCAAACCTCAGACCACCAGTCCTTTGAGCTATTTCAACCCAGCTGATTCTAGAAGACAAGAAGACAGCAGCCAGTCCCCCAAAAGATCTTCTGTTGTTATGGAGACACGGTCCCCAGATACCCCTACTGCCACCATCTATCATCACTCCCTGCCAATGGCAATGTCTGGTGCACAGCCTCAGGTGATTTGTTTTTCACCATCTGTGCCGCCACCTATAGACCAGTTCCAGCAGACACAAAGGAAGATGCTGCTGGATCCCACAACTGGACAATATTATCTTGTGGATACCCCCGTCCAACCTGCTACTAAGAGGCTGTTTGACCCTGAAACAGGGCAGTATGTGGATGTCCCTATGCCCCAGCAGCCAATGACCCCAGTGCCATTAGCATTAAGTCCTGGTGCTTATGGTGCCACATATATGCTATACCCAGGTTTTTTGCCCACAACCGCTGGGTTGCCCACCAGGACTTTGCAGACACAGTTGTCATCTCATTCAGAGGCAGATGACATGGATAAAATGAACAGCAAAGAAGTAATACATTTGGGGAAACAAGGAGATGTAGCTTACATGGAAAGCCCCTACTACGTCCCCACTGGGAAATCTGCACAGGCGCCATCTACCAGCCAGCACATAACAAGCGGGGGGTCAAAAGCATTCTCTGACGGAAAACCTGTGATTAGTATTGTGTCACAACAAGGTCCAAGAATAATCGCCCCACCTTCCTTTGATGGAACTACCATGAGTTTTGTTGTG from Acipenser ruthenus chromosome 2, fAciRut3.2 maternal haplotype, whole genome shotgun sequence includes the following:
- the LOC117409271 gene encoding uncharacterized protein C4orf54-like isoform X2; its protein translation is MEALQKTLTYRGDHGPYRKLLPDKAIYNSGKQQDESKYVEIDDLLDMKSEGAKTVKVTFSTGEGSQLAIFKCKNGTSTAGNESPDDREMNANEVKPTTSVRAEQFLTADLSGSSESSEISNNDDEFTDCPETPVQKRGIISGTETKTAPKMSKAKPSLDWDRDEVEYTDIFLNRKNEQEGSPSRQQSDDYASNDNEDETHYISTHEIQLCELDDDIDYDFGQGSSWDFEDDNLVYSFVDYASFDSDETVEGTQIEDSDCVNVKSNQTQSNNTVQRASGAAVSTKHESDLCDTDKSASSDESLSKNQNGSENSAGQIHLSIKTTSRAINEPNNVQERENIGYDAKYERDMSRYVLKSTGAKTEKISDRAKCFIAAPGRLHFGSKLKGKKDINEYSSGASSAVSELDDADKEVRNLTARAFRSLACPYFDTINFSTSSDSSASLSEQGLGINKWSTFVDLKYGNLAQRSKQNVVSHKSSTSTFEINKNLAIGNIQPPQSTNKALNGNIADSKRNISSTNEIKVKGEIEQGVITLTETLNFRCNVKAGVPGSERRAKIAEKVAGSRSTDEVTDTLPSELGGEASKQTCKAGEAMEDTHKKAQFATSLLKNVISKKMQFEQERKMERGEISETPFPGLSPGLSCKEFEFPKEKVGGESRDFQRQNSRFSEGSSEFTIVSLNDIKDSVESKPCDLKDSAHKEDVLTITSETNFESSFEAGFDTKKGVSDAAKGMLLRSQNSAFRSWRDGEIEFQKEYKNDDKTLAGNSATSTDKTGLQHQQSSGKSTKMSQLFVPSIQLVSNENKIAKPQQNIKYSTRAVPDMGDGSNVLSPDTLCAADSARSSVTSKSPEIKINLRSVKENKRNPFNIAKLLTPNIGCNAANLIKTADDSKCQALSVALKGESSEKVPHFTVRDIRDNKCKLQTPIHQVRDVRKLVKSSYHFVSLDNNDSKGSASDQNAEQKSMQQGHFRKPGSLSPIVIKCQSVNTNSNVTPSKRRPAEGILEADRVSTPPAEGAKNGTILVHRTGRVALVTASKQHKSESSEAPAGVKIETKSTNQKPEKIIEPTEKKPESKMANQAALEKLRAAVKTMEQLYVFDRNEWKRKTQPQPITDSHVLSLIASEEGPEGNQEQCAIKTTAEEENVTVSPSTVERLVRRNSYPNAEKSSQPAVAGSMFDFLPKKEVKEYLKTFHIPLNREDKDVSRSLPQQSGAFTNKNVSTFTNNQKTSSRGSSINVTNKMPQPYTSSQPPFSTKSIVPKSPKTPMSLKISQAKAASVKMEKHISEAEKTQAHSTFTTDSENYLTIPVKPQTSEAQPTTTSREQNAVYTFAATGAKPQTTSPLSYFNPADSRRQEDSSQSPKRSSVVMETRSPDTPTATIYHHSLPMAMSGAQPQVICFSPSVPPPIDQFQQTQRKMLLDPTTGQYYLVDTPVQPATKRLFDPETGQYVDVPMPQQPMTPVPLALSPGAYGATYMLYPGFLPTTAGLPTRTLQTQLSSHSEADDMDKMNSKEVIHLGKQGDVAYMESPYYVPTGKSAQAPSTSQHITSGGSKAFSDGKPVISIVSQQGPRIIAPPSFDGTTMSFVVEHR
- the LOC117409271 gene encoding uncharacterized protein C4orf54-like isoform X1 encodes the protein MEALQKTLTYRGDHGPYRKLLPDKAIYNSGKQQDESKYVEIDDLLDMKSEGAKTVKVTFSTGEGSQLAIFKCKNGTSTAGNESPDDREMNANEVKPTTSVRAEQFLTADLSGSSESSEISNNDDEFTDCPETPVQKRGIISGTETKTAPKMSKAKPSLDWDRDEVEYTDIFLNRKNEQEGSPSRQQSDDYASNDNEDETHYISTHEIQLCELDDDIDYDFGQGSSWDFEDDNLVYSFVDYASFDSDETVEGTQIEDSDCVNVKSNQTQSNNTVQRASGAAVSTKHESDLCDTDKSASSDESLSKNQNGSENSAGQIHLSIKTTSRAINEPNNVQERENIGYDAKYERDMSRYVLKSTGAKTEKISDRAKCFIAAPGRLHFGSKLKGKKDINEYSSGASSAVSELDDADKEVRNLTARAFRSLACPYFDTINFSTSSDSSASLSEQGLGINKWSTFVDLKYGNLAQRSKQNVVSHKSSTSTFEINKNLAIGNIQPPQSTNKALNGNIADSKRNISSTNEIKVKGEIEQGVITLTETLNFRCNVKAGVPGSERRAKIAEKVAGSRSTDEVTDTLPSELGGEASKQTCKAGEAMEDTHKKAQFATSLLKNVISKKMQFEQERKMERGEISETPFPGLSPGLSCKEFEFPKEKVGGESRDFQRQNSRFSEGSSEFTIVSLNDIKDSVESKPCDLKDSAHKEDVLTITSETNFESSFEAGFDTKKGVSDAAKGMLLRSQNSAFRSWRDGEIEFQKEYKNDDKTLAGNSATSTDKTGLQHQQSSGKSTKMSQLFVPSIQLVSNENKIAKPQQNIKYSTRAVPDMGDGSNVLSPDTLCAADSARSSVTSKSPEIKINLRSVKENKRNPFNIAKLLTPNIGCNAANLIKTADDSKCQALSVALKGESSEKVPHFTVRDIRDNKCKLQTPIHQVRDVRKLVKSSYHFVSLDNNDSKGSASDQNAEQKSMQQGHFRKPGSLSPIVIKCQSVNTNSNVTPSKRRPAEGILEADRVSTPPAEGAKNGTILVHRTGRVALVTASKQHKSESSEAPAGVKIETKSTNQKPEKIIEPTEKKPESKMANQAALEKLRAAVKTMEQLYVFDRNEWKRKTQPQPITDSHVLSLIASEEGPEGNQEQCAIKTTAEEENVTVSPSTVERLVRRNSYPNAEKSSQPAVAGSMFDFLPKKEVKEYLKTFHIPLNREDKDVSRSLPQQSGAFTNKNVSTFTNNQKTSSRGSSINVTNKMPQPYTSSQPPFSTKSIVPKSPKTPMSLKISQAKAASVKMEKHISEAEKTQAHSTFTTDSENYLTIPVKPQTSEAQPTTTSREQNAVYTFAATGAKPQTTSPLSYFNPADSRRQEDSSQSPKRSSVVMETRSPDTPTATIYHHSLPMAMSGAQPQVICFSPSVPPPIDQFQQTQRKMLLDPTTGQYYLVDTPVQPATKRLFDPETGQYVDVPMPQQPMTPVPLALSPGAYGATYMLYPGFLPTTAGLPTRTLQTQLSSHSEADDMDKMNSKEVIHLGKQGDVAYMESPYYVPTGKSAQAPSTSQHITSGGSKAFSDGKPVISIVSQQGPRIIAPPSFDGTTMSFVVEHRSKL